The nucleotide window AATATGTCTCAGAAGTTGGTCAAATAAAACAGTCAAACCAAGTCAAAGTCAATGCAGAAAGACAAGATacttatatatagtacgattactACTACTTGGGGACTTGACAGATATTCCAGCAAGATCCAAAAGTCCTTCATTCGCTTAACCTGTGAACACAAAAAAGGCCTTATCAAGTCCAAGCAAGGAGTGTACACTGAAATGCATCACATGTGTAATATTCGGAGACAGAATATGCTGTACCAAGTACAGAAGAGGACAAGAATTGTAATAAATAAGAACTACCTCGGTGGCTGTTGGAATCTTGAGGCACCGCTGAATCTTTCACATGCCTTGAGCATATGTCAAGGACAACTGTGTCTCATTCACAACTTCATTGTCACTGGACTCTTTGCTTCCATCCTCTTCATACAAGCCCTCAGCAAGACCGCTCTCAGTAAGCTCCTGCACGTTAATGATCTGGCCAAACAGCTGAATCGAGCTAACTCTTACAGCGTGGCCTCGGTTCCCAACCAGTTCATTCCCAGAGGATACATTAGTGGTATTGCTATTAGGCGACAAGTCATCTGATAGCGGGCTGCCATAGTTCACCATCTCAGTCGAGACTTTTCTCAGCCCAGGAAGTGGGCTAAAGAAGTTATTAGTGCATAGCTGGGGAGTGTTCTCTCCGATGAATCCGATTGAGTTAAAAGACCCAAATTCATAATGCCTGGCTCCCTGCATGCCAGCAGGAAATGTAGTATACGAGAACAAATAGGGACTTGGATCCACAGCTTGTTGTCCTCTTCCGGAATAGAGCATTTCTCCTTCTCCACTCAAGAACCCACTCGCGCTACTGGAAGGCTTCAACCTCTTTGCTGGAGGGTAAATAGCAAGAAGATGACTTGAGTTTGCAACGACCTCCACTTGCCAAGGATTCACCCTCTTCAAGTTTTGCAGAATCTCAGGTTCATCCCATGTGATCTGCTCAAACTCAAAACAATCAACTTAATCAAAATGAGAATCTAGCTATATAGTTCAATTGACAAGGCAAAACAATGTATACCTGAAGCTGCTTCCATAAACCAGTTTCTTGAAACGTTGATGAGACAACGCCCTGAAACCACGTAACCCGCGAAGAGTCCTCAGTCTCCATAGCCATCTTCACTCTAGTACCAGGACTCCAGTATCCAGCCATGGACACCTCAACATCCTCAGCCCTCACCACGAAGTCCGACCATCCCGCCGTGGGATAATACACCACCTCGAAGGGATAGCCCTGCACCGCCTTGTTGACCGCCTCAGAGACAGCCTCCGCCGTCAACTTCCCCATCCCAATCCTCCTAAACCCCTTCTTACCTCCTCCGTAGTACTCATCCCCGTGGTTTGAGATCGGCGCTCGCCTCACGCCTATAAACATCTCATCAACAGACTTCCTCATGAAAACGACGGAGTCTCCGGCGATAAGCTTCTTCCCGTTGACGAACTTGCTCCACCCGGTGGTTAACAAGTGCCTCCGCGGCGTGCCGCGGTAGATATGGCGGAAGTCCCAGACGACGCCGTGGATATCGGTGATGAAGAGCTTCTGAACCGGAGGATCCGCGTGGAAATCGAGCGGAGGGAAGACGGAGTCCGCGCAGTAACGCGGGACGGAGAATCCTCCTCCGTTGTTAGCATCAGACGGCGTTAATATCTTCGCGAAGGTAACCACCTTGTTTTTGTTGCTGTTGCTGTTGTTATCATCGTCGTCGTCGCTCCCGAATCCGGAGAAATTGGAGGGAGAGAAGTGCTCGGGAGATATCGGCTGCAGCGCAAGGTGAGCGAAGACCTCGTCGGTGATCGGATCGGCGAGTAGCTCGACGGCGGAGACGACGCAGGGAACCGGAGCGGCGGTTGAGAAGGAAGAGATGAGCGAGGAGGGGCAAGAGTGCTCGACATGGCCCTGAGGGAAGTAGTAAACCCTAGAGTAGAGAGAGGGGATTTGAACGGAGGCGCCTGCGCAAGCTCGCCAGATCTGAGGGTCGACTTCGCGGAGGAAGTCGGCGGTTGCCGACGGCGGCGGCGACATAGGCGGTTGTTTGTTTGTTCACTGCAGAGGAAGTTAGGTGGGAACTGTTAGgtgttagagagagagagagaaacggaATCAAAAGCGGAGGGGGAGGGAGAGATAGAGAGATTTACAGATTTTATTTTAGTGTTACGCGGTTACGGGATTTTTATTCGAATTTACAGTTTCGGCCACACGACAACAAACTTTACACAGTTACCTGCTCTTTTGCACCGTCCGATCGCGCGTGCATCTCactctcttttttatttctcGCTTTTTGGTTccatttattataattttcccCTCATTTTTAGGTTTCACTTAATGATGCGTAATAAATATATGTCTATTAGTCTATGATTAAGAgctaattaatttgttttacaGAAATTAGATAGAAGTATGTGTTAccgagaagagagaaaaaaggAATATTTTCTGTAGATTTTTAATTCATCGGATGAAAATATTGATTAAGCATTTTGATTTACCTTTCTTTTGAAATAGTGAAGTCTGATTTGGGAAGAAAATCAAACACTATTTTGTCCATTTCTCACATCATTTTGTCTATTTTCATGTTTTGAGGAGATGATGTATAAAAAGCCACCATGTCGATTTTCTCATATTACAAAACATTAcattattttcaatattactTGTTTATTTAGCATATCTTTGCACGATATTTTCTGTTCTTAAAAATATACTCCAAATTTATctacaaaatcaaaataaatctAAGTGAATCATCTCCAAATTTATCTTGTTTATTTAAGCGGTTGCGATTAAGCAGACTGTCATCTATTTTACCTTCCGTCCAAACTGACCTGTTTCTGCTTTCGGCCCACTATCAAACAAGGTAGTGTTATAATGTAACAAACGACAATTATACCAATAAGTCAAAGGACAGAtagtattttcaaaaaaaaatggtttaaaACACTGACGATAATcccattaaagaaaaaaaaaagccaaaagAGCAAAACAATCTCTCAATCCTCCCCTTCGGTCTCCGACTCAGCGCTCTGTAGCCACACCACAAAAGGCTTAACATTCTTCCAAACAGGCGAGGTTTTGTCAGCTCCGTTCAGACCCTTTTGGTACCATTCCAACACAAACTCTTCCTCAACAATGTCTTCATCGTACAGTT belongs to Brassica rapa cultivar Chiifu-401-42 chromosome A07, CAAS_Brap_v3.01, whole genome shotgun sequence and includes:
- the ARF17-1 gene encoding auxin response factor 17 — translated: MSPPPSATADFLREVDPQIWRACAGASVQIPSLYSRVYYFPQGHVEHSCPSSLISSFSTAAPVPCVVSAVELLADPITDEVFAHLALQPISPEHFSPSNFSGFGSDDDDDNNSNSNKNKVVTFAKILTPSDANNGGGFSVPRYCADSVFPPLDFHADPPVQKLFITDIHGVVWDFRHIYRGTPRRHLLTTGWSKFVNGKKLIAGDSVVFMRKSVDEMFIGVRRAPISNHGDEYYGGGKKGFRRIGMGKLTAEAVSEAVNKAVQGYPFEVVYYPTAGWSDFVVRAEDVEVSMAGYWSPGTRVKMAMETEDSSRVTWFQGVVSSTFQETGLWKQLQITWDEPEILQNLKRVNPWQVEVVANSSHLLAIYPPAKRLKPSSSASGFLSGEGEMLYSGRGQQAVDPSPYLFSYTTFPAGMQGARHYEFGSFNSIGFIGENTPQLCTNNFFSPLPGLRKVSTEMVNYGSPLSDDLSPNSNTTNVSSGNELVGNRGHAVRVSSIQLFGQIINVQELTESGLAEGLYEEDGSKESSDNEVVNETQLSLTYAQGM